The following is a genomic window from Synechococcus sp. JA-2-3B'a(2-13).
TCAGCACTTCCTGGCCGGTATGGCTATCCAGAGCCCCAGTCGGCTCATCAGCCAGCAACAGTTGGGGTCGGTTGACAATGGCACGAGCAATCGCCACCCGCTGCTGCTGGCCGCCGGAGAGTTGGGCCGGACGTTGCTGCAGTTTGCTCCCCAAGCCCACTTGTTCTAGGGCTTGCTTGGCCCGCCGGCGTTGCTCCGGCTCCGGGATCCCAGCATAGGCCAAGGGCAGCATGACGTTCTCCAGCGCTGTCAGGACGGGCAGGAGATGGAACTGCTGGAAGACAAAGCCGATTTTTTGGTTGCGAATGTGGGCCAAATCGCGATCGGTCAGGGTGGAAACTTCCACCCCATCCAGCCAGTAGCGCCCTGAGCTGGGCCGATCCAAGCAGCCGATGAGGTTCATCAGGGTGGATTTGCCGGATCCAGAGGGCCCCATAATGGCGCAATACTCTCCCGGCTGGATCGCCAAGTCGATATCGTAGAGGGCCTGAAAACTGCCCTCCGGCAGTGGATAGACTTTGTTCACCCCAACCATCTGCACTACGGGCGGGCTGGCCGCAGCCAAGGCCTCGGCTGGGCGCTCCAGGGATCCGACCGGCCCACGGCGATGATTTGCCCAGGAATCTTGCTCAAGCATGGTTGGCACCGCGACTTGCCCCATTCTAGCCTTTGGGCTTCCCTGGCTTGACGGCTAACCGGAAGAGCGGATCTCCTGCGGCTGATGGTAGGGGCAGCTCCCCTGGGGATCCACCCTGAGGCGGTAGAGGGGAGAGCGTTCCTGATCGCAGCGAAAGGCTTGGGCTTGGGAAGTCAAGATCTGGCGGGCAAAGCGACAATTTTGGCACTTTTTGCCACCGTGATGACTGGATACAGAAGGCTGTTTTGGACGCGGCACGATCCCTGCTGGAGAGGGAGCAGCCTCTGCCGGGCGGATCAGCTCCCGTGGAGAAAGGCCGCGCAGCACCAGTTCGGATCCCTGCCAGCGGGCTTCCACCAGGCCGGTATCGGCCCAGGCCAGCCAACGGGGATCCTGGGTGATCTGGGGCGGCAGACGCA
Proteins encoded in this region:
- a CDS encoding ABC transporter ATP-binding protein codes for the protein MLEQDSWANHRRGPVGSLERPAEALAAASPPVVQMVGVNKVYPLPEGSFQALYDIDLAIQPGEYCAIMGPSGSGKSTLMNLIGCLDRPSSGRYWLDGVEVSTLTDRDLAHIRNQKIGFVFQQFHLLPVLTALENVMLPLAYAGIPEPEQRRRAKQALEQVGLGSKLQQRPAQLSGGQQQRVAIARAIVNRPQLLLADEPTGALDSHTGQEVLNLFAELHRQGITLVVVTHDLEVAQAAQRIIRVGDGRLLD